Proteins co-encoded in one Flavobacteriaceae bacterium MAR_2009_75 genomic window:
- a CDS encoding TatD DNase family protein, with amino-acid sequence MILTDTHTHLYSEAFDEDRQLVIERAIAEGIERFFIPAIDSTYTKAMLELQANNPERVFLMMGLHPTHVKENYLNELQHVEEMLAKQKFYAVGEIGIDLYWDKSFLEEQQEAFRFQIQLAKKYSLPIVIHCRDAFDEVFEVLESEKGEGLFGIFHCFTGTLEQAKKAISYNMKLGIGGVVTFKNGKIDRFLGQVPIENIVLETDSPYLAPTPYRGKRNESAYLVNILKRLSEVYQMGKEEIATITTENSRQIFGI; translated from the coding sequence ATGATTTTAACTGATACCCATACCCATTTATACAGTGAAGCGTTTGATGAAGATAGACAGTTGGTAATTGAGCGCGCCATAGCTGAAGGAATCGAAAGATTCTTTATACCAGCAATCGATTCTACGTATACCAAGGCTATGCTTGAACTCCAGGCCAATAACCCTGAGCGTGTTTTTTTGATGATGGGCCTGCATCCCACTCATGTAAAAGAAAATTATCTAAATGAGTTGCAGCATGTTGAAGAGATGCTTGCAAAGCAAAAATTCTATGCTGTAGGTGAGATAGGGATCGATCTGTATTGGGATAAAAGCTTTTTAGAGGAACAACAAGAGGCTTTTCGTTTTCAAATTCAATTAGCTAAAAAATATAGCCTACCGATTGTTATTCATTGCAGAGATGCATTTGATGAGGTTTTTGAGGTTTTGGAAAGTGAAAAGGGAGAGGGTCTTTTTGGTATTTTTCATTGTTTCACTGGAACTTTGGAGCAAGCGAAAAAGGCTATATCGTATAATATGAAGCTGGGTATCGGTGGGGTGGTAACCTTTAAGAATGGTAAAATAGATAGGTTTTTAGGTCAAGTTCCGATTGAAAATATTGTGCTTGAAACCGATTCACCTTATTTGGCTCCGACCCCGTATCGAGGCAAGCGGAACGAAAGTGCTTATCTGGTTAATATCTTGAAACGTTTGTCTGAAGTCTATCAAATGGGCAAGGAAGAAATTGCAACAATAACCACTGAGAATTCTAGACAGATTTTCGGAATCTAA
- a CDS encoding 2-oxoglutarate dehydrogenase E1 component, translating to MDKYSFLNAAHTTFFADLYDKYLKAPDSIEPSWRAFFQGYDFGSELALDEIDVDELANGSASQTGQGVEIPQSLQKEFQVIRLIDGYRSRGHLFTKTNPVRERRKYVPTLEIENFGLEQGDLETVFNAGEIIGIGASSLKDIIEHLQRIYCDAIGVEYMYIRKPERIEWIQKWLNVNDNHPKFDVEHKKRILRKLNQAISFEGFLHTKYVGQKRFSLEGNESLIPALDAVVERAAELGVEQFVMGMAHRGRLNVLTNIFGKAAKDIFSEFDGKDYEQEIFDGDVKYHLGWTSERKTDNGKRIKMNIAPNPSHLETVGAIVEGIARAKQDTHFPEDFSKVLPIVVHGDAAIAGQGLVYEVVQMAALDGYKTNGTIHIVVNNQIGFTTNYLDARTSTYCTDVGKVTLSPVLHVNADDVEAVVHASLFALEYRMRFNRDVFLDLLGYRKYGHNEGDEPRFTQPKLYKAIAKHSNPRDIYAEKLLQEGVIEEGYVKKLEEEYKASLEEELVDSRKEDKTEITPFMADEWKGFSNVREWEMMDKVDTTYDKKKLTEIAKVITELPSDKKFLRKVEKLVRDRKKMFFETDKLDWAMGELLAYGTLLSEGYGVRMSGQDVERGTFSHRHAVMKVEESEEEVLLLNRISDDQGRFQIYNSLLSEYGVVGFDYGYAMASPNTLTIWEAQFGDFSNGAQIMIDQYISAAEDKWKLQNGLVMLLPHGYEGQGAEHSSARMERYLQLCARDNMYIADVTTPAQMFHILRRQMKVNFRKPLIIFTPKSLLRHPKAVSSVSELSDGVFKEVIDDESADVKKVKSLVFCTGKFYYDLLAAKEEHSRDDVALVRVEQLFPVPAEQMGGLIKKYENANDFVWAQEEPRNMGAWSHMMMHFSESQKFRVASRRFYASPAAGSAVRSKMRHQQVIDYVFDKEKDNMSKPIPKPQEGEVKA from the coding sequence ATGGATAAGTATTCCTTTCTCAACGCCGCTCATACTACTTTTTTTGCGGACCTATACGACAAATACCTAAAAGCCCCAGATAGCATAGAGCCCAGTTGGCGAGCTTTTTTTCAGGGCTATGACTTCGGGTCAGAACTCGCCCTTGATGAAATTGATGTCGATGAATTGGCGAACGGTTCTGCCTCTCAAACCGGCCAAGGGGTAGAGATACCTCAATCGCTGCAAAAGGAATTTCAGGTCATACGCCTTATTGATGGCTATAGAAGCCGAGGCCATTTGTTTACTAAAACCAATCCGGTTCGTGAGCGTAGAAAATATGTCCCAACCCTAGAAATTGAAAATTTCGGATTGGAGCAAGGGGATTTAGAGACCGTTTTCAATGCAGGAGAAATCATCGGAATCGGTGCAAGTTCTTTGAAAGATATCATTGAGCACCTGCAGCGTATTTATTGCGATGCCATTGGGGTAGAGTATATGTATATCCGTAAGCCGGAACGTATCGAATGGATTCAAAAGTGGTTGAACGTAAATGATAACCACCCGAAATTCGATGTAGAACATAAAAAGCGTATTCTAAGAAAATTAAATCAGGCCATATCTTTTGAAGGCTTTTTGCATACCAAATATGTTGGTCAAAAGCGGTTTTCTTTAGAAGGTAATGAATCTTTAATACCTGCTTTAGATGCTGTTGTCGAACGCGCCGCCGAACTTGGCGTTGAGCAGTTCGTTATGGGCATGGCGCATAGGGGCAGGTTAAATGTGCTCACAAATATTTTTGGTAAGGCCGCTAAAGATATTTTCAGCGAATTCGATGGTAAAGACTACGAGCAAGAGATTTTTGATGGTGATGTTAAATACCATTTAGGCTGGACCTCTGAGAGAAAAACCGATAATGGTAAAAGAATAAAAATGAATATCGCCCCCAACCCTTCGCATTTAGAGACGGTTGGTGCGATAGTCGAAGGTATAGCCAGAGCTAAACAAGATACTCATTTTCCAGAAGATTTTTCAAAGGTGCTGCCTATCGTGGTTCATGGTGATGCAGCCATAGCAGGTCAAGGCCTTGTTTATGAAGTGGTTCAGATGGCCGCGCTTGATGGCTATAAAACGAATGGTACGATTCATATTGTTGTCAACAATCAAATCGGTTTTACTACAAACTATCTTGATGCGAGAACGTCAACCTACTGTACAGACGTAGGAAAGGTGACTTTGAGCCCCGTCTTGCATGTTAATGCAGATGACGTTGAGGCTGTAGTACATGCATCATTGTTCGCCTTAGAATATCGCATGAGATTTAACCGTGATGTTTTCCTTGATTTATTGGGATATAGAAAATATGGTCATAATGAAGGTGATGAGCCAAGATTTACGCAACCTAAGTTGTATAAGGCTATAGCGAAGCATTCTAACCCTAGAGATATCTATGCAGAAAAGTTGCTGCAAGAAGGGGTGATAGAAGAAGGTTATGTAAAAAAGCTTGAAGAGGAGTATAAGGCTTCTCTGGAAGAAGAGTTGGTTGACTCACGTAAAGAAGATAAAACCGAAATCACGCCATTTATGGCTGATGAGTGGAAAGGTTTTTCGAATGTACGAGAGTGGGAGATGATGGATAAGGTCGATACGACCTATGATAAAAAGAAACTTACCGAAATAGCAAAGGTTATTACAGAATTGCCCTCGGACAAAAAGTTTTTGAGAAAAGTTGAAAAGCTGGTAAGGGACAGGAAGAAAATGTTTTTTGAAACCGACAAGCTTGATTGGGCCATGGGAGAATTATTAGCTTATGGTACTTTGCTATCTGAAGGGTACGGAGTTCGTATGTCGGGTCAAGATGTTGAGCGGGGTACGTTTTCCCATAGGCATGCGGTAATGAAGGTCGAAGAAAGTGAAGAAGAAGTGTTGCTACTTAATCGAATTTCAGACGACCAAGGTCGTTTTCAAATTTATAACTCACTTCTTTCGGAGTATGGGGTGGTAGGTTTTGATTATGGTTATGCCATGGCAAGCCCTAATACGCTCACAATCTGGGAAGCTCAATTCGGTGATTTTAGCAACGGTGCTCAAATCATGATCGATCAGTACATTTCAGCTGCTGAAGACAAATGGAAGTTGCAGAACGGTTTGGTAATGTTGCTTCCTCATGGTTATGAAGGTCAGGGGGCCGAGCATTCTTCCGCTAGAATGGAAAGATACTTGCAGTTGTGCGCCCGTGATAATATGTATATCGCCGATGTAACGACTCCTGCTCAAATGTTTCATATTCTTCGAAGACAGATGAAAGTCAACTTTAGAAAGCCGTTGATTATCTTCACTCCGAAGAGTTTATTGAGACACCCGAAAGCGGTTTCTTCGGTATCTGAGTTGTCAGATGGAGTTTTTAAAGAGGTTATCGATGATGAGTCGGCCGATGTGAAAAAGGTGAAAAGCCTAGTTTTTTGTACCGGTAAGTTTTACTATGATTTGTTGGCTGCTAAAGAAGAACACTCTCGAGATGATGTGGCGCTCGTGCGTGTGGAGCAGTTGTTTCCTGTGCCGGCTGAACAAATGGGCGGGCTGATCAAGAAATATGAGAATGCGAATGATTTTGTTTGGGCTCAAGAAGAGCCGAGAAATATGGGGGCCTGGAGCCATATGATGATGCATTTTTCAGAATCTCAAAAATTTCGCGTAGCCTCGAGAAGATTTTACGCTTCCCCTGCTGCAGGTAGTGCCGTACGTTCAAAAATGAGGCACCAGCAGGTTATTGATTATGTATTCGATAAGGAAAAGGATAACATGTCTAAGCCCATACCTAAGCCACAAGAGGGAGAGGTAAAGGCCTAG
- a CDS encoding dTDP-4-amino-4,6-dideoxygalactose transaminase — protein sequence MVDLSGQYEGVKDQVNTAISQILETSAFINGPEVQSFREELEDYLGVKHVIPCANGTDALQIAMMGLGLKPGDEVITADFTFAATVEVIALLQLTPVLVDVCPDTFNIDVAAIEKSITPKTKAIVPVHLFGQCANMDAIMALAEKHNLFVIEDNAQAIGADYTFKNGKTQKAGTIGHVGATSFFPSKNLGAYGDGGAIFTNDDELAHTLRGIVNHGMYERYHHDVVGVNSRLDSIQAAVLRAKLPQLDQYCARRREAARKYSAAFKAIESIKVPKVKSNHGSGDSYDDHVFHQYTLRITNGKRDALAKHLTEKQIPFGIYYPIPLHSQKAYADERYNEDDFTVTNQLVKEVISLPMHTELDDEQIDYITRAVIEFVAE from the coding sequence ATGGTCGACTTGAGTGGCCAATATGAAGGAGTAAAAGATCAAGTGAATACCGCAATTTCTCAAATTCTTGAGACTTCTGCCTTTATAAACGGTCCGGAAGTACAATCGTTTCGTGAAGAACTTGAAGACTATCTGGGAGTAAAGCACGTAATACCCTGTGCTAATGGTACCGATGCCCTACAGATAGCTATGATGGGCTTGGGCCTAAAACCGGGTGATGAGGTGATTACGGCTGATTTTACATTTGCTGCGACAGTTGAGGTAATAGCCCTTTTGCAACTAACTCCAGTTCTGGTAGATGTATGTCCTGATACCTTTAATATAGACGTGGCCGCCATTGAGAAGTCCATTACACCCAAGACCAAGGCCATTGTGCCGGTTCATCTATTTGGTCAGTGCGCCAATATGGATGCAATTATGGCTTTGGCCGAGAAACATAACCTTTTTGTGATAGAAGATAATGCTCAGGCTATTGGTGCCGATTATACTTTTAAAAACGGAAAAACCCAAAAGGCGGGTACAATCGGCCACGTAGGTGCTACCTCTTTTTTTCCGTCTAAAAATTTAGGGGCCTATGGTGATGGGGGTGCAATTTTCACAAATGATGATGAGCTTGCACATACCTTACGTGGAATTGTTAATCATGGTATGTATGAAAGATATCACCATGATGTTGTTGGGGTGAATTCAAGACTCGATTCGATTCAGGCCGCTGTTTTAAGAGCTAAGCTGCCCCAGTTAGACCAATATTGCGCCAGAAGAAGGGAAGCTGCCCGTAAGTATTCCGCTGCTTTTAAGGCGATTGAAAGCATTAAAGTACCAAAAGTAAAATCTAATCATGGCTCTGGTGATTCTTACGATGATCATGTGTTTCATCAATATACGTTGCGTATAACTAATGGAAAAAGAGATGCCCTTGCAAAACACTTGACAGAAAAACAGATTCCGTTCGGAATATATTACCCGATTCCGTTGCACAGTCAAAAGGCCTATGCCGACGAAAGGTATAATGAAGATGATTTTACGGTAACCAATCAATTGGTGAAAGAGGTGATTTCACTGCCTATGCATACCGAGCTTGATGACGAGCAGATTGATTATATAACTCGTGCCGTTATAGAATTCGTTGCCGAGTAA
- a CDS encoding 2-oxoglutarate dehydrogenase E2 component: protein MILEMKVPSPGESITEVEIAEWLVEDGDYVEKDQAIAEVDSDKATLELPAEESGVITLKAEVGDAVAVGEVVCLIDTEGAKPDGASDGAESTMGSGDEGGDGNAEKDLKKEEAKASDNNSAKAPQPNQAKETYASGVASPAAKKILSEKGIEATSVKGTGKDGRITKDDAVKAVPSMGTPGNAGRGESRSKLSMLRRKVAERLVSVKNETAMLTTFNEVDMSPIFELRKKYKEDFKSKHGVGLGFMSFFTLAVVKALKEYPSVNSMIDGKEMISYDFCDISIAVSGPKGLMVPVIRNAENLSFRGVESEVKRLAIRAREGEITVDEMTGGTFTITNGGVFGSMLSTPIINPPQSAILGMHNIVERPIVRDGAIAIAPIMYVALSYDHRIIDGKESVGFLVAIKEALESPEELLMNGNVERALEL, encoded by the coding sequence ATGATATTAGAAATGAAGGTTCCGTCCCCGGGAGAGTCAATTACCGAAGTGGAAATAGCGGAGTGGTTGGTCGAAGATGGAGATTATGTAGAAAAAGACCAAGCCATAGCCGAGGTAGATTCAGATAAGGCTACCCTAGAGCTGCCAGCTGAAGAAAGCGGAGTGATTACCTTGAAAGCCGAGGTGGGTGATGCCGTCGCAGTTGGTGAAGTGGTTTGTTTGATAGATACTGAAGGAGCTAAGCCCGATGGTGCTAGTGACGGTGCCGAATCAACCATGGGAAGTGGTGATGAAGGCGGTGATGGAAATGCTGAAAAAGATTTGAAAAAAGAGGAGGCCAAAGCTTCGGACAACAATAGCGCAAAAGCTCCTCAGCCGAATCAGGCTAAAGAAACTTATGCTTCAGGAGTAGCTTCCCCTGCAGCAAAGAAAATCTTAAGTGAAAAAGGTATTGAAGCTACTTCTGTAAAAGGTACGGGTAAAGATGGCCGAATCACTAAAGATGATGCGGTGAAAGCAGTGCCTTCTATGGGTACGCCCGGTAATGCAGGTCGTGGGGAAAGTCGTTCAAAATTATCGATGTTGAGAAGAAAGGTCGCTGAGCGTCTGGTTTCTGTGAAAAACGAAACGGCAATGTTGACCACTTTCAACGAGGTTGATATGTCTCCGATTTTTGAGTTACGAAAAAAATATAAAGAAGACTTTAAATCTAAACACGGGGTTGGTCTCGGCTTTATGTCGTTTTTCACTTTGGCTGTGGTGAAAGCGCTTAAAGAATATCCTTCGGTGAATTCAATGATCGACGGAAAAGAAATGATTTCTTATGATTTCTGTGATATCAGTATTGCGGTATCGGGCCCAAAGGGTTTGATGGTGCCGGTTATCAGAAATGCTGAGAACCTTAGTTTTAGAGGTGTTGAGTCTGAGGTGAAACGTTTGGCCATTCGCGCTAGAGAAGGTGAGATTACCGTTGATGAAATGACTGGTGGTACATTCACCATCACCAATGGTGGTGTGTTTGGTTCGATGTTATCTACACCGATCATCAATCCGCCGCAAAGTGCTATTTTAGGTATGCACAATATTGTCGAAAGACCTATTGTACGTGATGGTGCAATTGCAATTGCACCGATTATGTATGTAGCACTTTCATATGACCATAGAATTATCGATGGTAAAGAATCAGTTGGGTTCTTGGTTGCTATTAAAGAAGCCTTGGAAAGTCCTGAAGAGCTATTGATGAACGGTAATGTTGAAAGAGCTTTGGAGCTTTAG
- a CDS encoding UDP-glucose 4-epimerase yields MKILVTGGLGFIGSHTVVELQNKGFEVVIIDDCSNSSEEVLKGITAISGRTPIFEKIDLKEKEKVSDFFKRHDDIQGIIHFAASKAVGESVEKPLLYYENNIATLVYLLKELSNKDNSNFIFSSSCTVYGQADKMPITEDAPVKPAESPYGNTKQIGEEIIRETCKVTEGLNAIALRYFNPMGAHPSAEIGELPIGVPQNLVPFITQTGVGLRQELLVFGDDYPTADGTCVRDYIYVVDLAKAHVQALQRLLEGKNLENYEVFNLGTGKGSSVLEVIHSFENVSGEMLNYKIVDRRAGDITEAYADTTKANEVLGWKAQYSLDEAMKSAWNWEQKIRSQS; encoded by the coding sequence ATGAAAATACTTGTTACCGGTGGATTGGGTTTTATTGGTTCACATACTGTAGTCGAATTACAAAATAAGGGTTTTGAAGTAGTAATAATCGATGATTGTTCGAATTCGTCGGAAGAGGTCTTAAAAGGCATTACGGCAATTAGCGGTAGGACACCGATTTTTGAGAAAATTGATCTTAAGGAAAAAGAGAAGGTTTCCGATTTTTTCAAGCGACATGATGATATTCAAGGCATAATTCATTTTGCGGCCTCGAAAGCTGTAGGTGAGAGTGTTGAAAAGCCTTTGCTTTATTATGAAAACAATATCGCTACATTGGTCTATCTTTTAAAGGAGCTCTCAAATAAAGATAATTCCAATTTTATTTTTAGCTCTTCATGTACCGTTTATGGTCAGGCTGATAAAATGCCCATTACAGAAGACGCCCCGGTAAAACCTGCAGAATCTCCATATGGTAATACTAAACAGATCGGGGAAGAGATAATTAGGGAAACCTGTAAAGTTACTGAAGGATTAAATGCCATAGCGCTGAGGTATTTTAACCCCATGGGGGCGCACCCTAGTGCTGAAATTGGTGAGCTTCCTATCGGTGTTCCTCAGAATTTAGTGCCTTTTATAACCCAGACAGGGGTCGGTCTTCGTCAAGAACTATTGGTTTTTGGTGATGATTACCCTACAGCCGATGGAACTTGTGTACGAGATTACATTTATGTTGTAGACTTAGCTAAAGCTCATGTTCAGGCTTTGCAGCGCCTGCTTGAAGGAAAGAATTTAGAGAACTATGAAGTATTCAATTTAGGTACGGGCAAAGGAAGTTCTGTATTGGAAGTGATACATAGTTTCGAGAACGTTTCTGGTGAAATGTTGAACTATAAGATTGTGGATCGGAGGGCAGGTGATATTACCGAAGCATACGCAGATACTACAAAAGCGAACGAGGTGCTTGGGTGGAAAGCGCAGTACAGTCTTGATGAGGCTATGAAATCAGCTTGGAATTGGGAGCAAAAGATTCGTTCACAATCCTAA
- a CDS encoding aspartyl protease — protein sequence MSSLKKFLYKKKYYRISLTATETDHFEVGAKINGVSGRFILDTGASNTCIGFDKAEQFKLISEESEIKAAGAGGTNLETLISLKNKIEIGDWKKKKIKIVLFDLVHVNEALVAHNVSPVDGIIGADVLKKSKAIIDYDKSCVYLKK from the coding sequence ATGTCATCCCTTAAAAAATTTTTATACAAAAAGAAGTATTATAGAATTTCACTTACTGCCACTGAAACCGATCACTTTGAAGTTGGTGCAAAAATTAATGGAGTTAGTGGTAGGTTTATTTTAGATACCGGAGCTTCGAACACCTGTATAGGCTTCGATAAAGCAGAACAGTTCAAACTCATCTCGGAAGAATCTGAAATCAAAGCAGCTGGAGCTGGAGGCACAAACTTGGAAACTCTTATTTCTCTGAAAAATAAAATTGAAATAGGAGACTGGAAAAAGAAAAAAATCAAAATCGTTCTGTTTGATTTAGTGCATGTAAATGAGGCACTTGTGGCGCACAACGTTTCACCTGTTGATGGTATTATTGGCGCAGATGTTCTTAAAAAATCTAAAGCCATTATAGATTATGATAAATCATGTGTTTATCTAAAAAAATAA
- a CDS encoding sugar porter (SP) family MFS transporter, which produces MNSKLFKISLTAALSGFLFGFDTVVISGANLPIKELWNTSPWFHGTFIMSMALWGTVIGSLFGGIPCDKFGRKKTLFWIGILYAASALGSAVAPDPYLFSFFRFIGGLGVGASSVAAPIYISEISSPNNRGKLGALYQFNLVLGILIAFISNFLLKGFDGANDWRWMLGVEAIPALAYTLMVVKIPNSPRWLALKKNDFDGALNTLRLLLTEEEAKLKLEEIKTQNPTTEKPEGLFSGRYKTPLILAFLIAFFNQLSGINFVLYYAPEILERAGLAAQESLFSSISIGIVNLIFTFVGVWLIDRLGRKQLMKIGSIGYIISLSMVGWCFYSGVDSALLLTFILIFIASHAVGQGAVIWVFISEIFPNKVRAFGQSWGTGTHWVFAALITLITPIFLDADNGIFKDNPWPIFIFFAGMMMLQLLFVLFMMPETKGVSLEELSKSLSKK; this is translated from the coding sequence ATGAATTCCAAGCTTTTCAAGATTTCCCTTACCGCGGCATTGTCCGGATTTTTATTCGGGTTTGATACCGTAGTCATCAGCGGCGCCAATCTACCTATTAAAGAACTTTGGAATACCTCCCCTTGGTTTCACGGTACTTTTATAATGTCTATGGCCCTTTGGGGAACAGTAATTGGCTCTTTGTTCGGAGGTATACCTTGCGACAAGTTCGGCAGAAAAAAAACCCTTTTCTGGATCGGTATTCTATACGCAGCTTCAGCTTTAGGTTCGGCAGTTGCCCCCGACCCCTATCTATTTTCATTCTTTCGCTTTATCGGAGGATTAGGAGTAGGTGCTTCTTCGGTTGCGGCCCCAATCTATATTTCTGAAATATCTTCGCCAAACAATCGAGGTAAACTTGGGGCACTATACCAATTTAACCTGGTACTAGGTATTTTGATCGCTTTTATATCTAACTTTTTATTGAAAGGTTTTGACGGAGCAAACGATTGGAGATGGATGCTTGGGGTAGAGGCTATTCCTGCATTGGCATATACACTCATGGTCGTTAAGATACCGAATAGCCCTAGATGGTTAGCCCTCAAAAAGAATGATTTTGATGGTGCCCTGAATACTTTGCGATTACTTCTTACCGAAGAAGAGGCAAAATTAAAACTTGAGGAAATTAAAACCCAGAACCCTACAACCGAAAAACCGGAAGGTCTATTTTCCGGGCGGTATAAAACTCCTTTGATCTTAGCATTTTTGATTGCTTTTTTCAATCAACTTTCCGGTATTAATTTCGTACTGTACTATGCTCCAGAAATCTTGGAAAGAGCAGGTTTGGCCGCACAAGAGTCGCTCTTCAGTTCTATATCTATCGGAATAGTAAATTTGATATTCACCTTTGTCGGTGTTTGGCTAATCGACAGACTTGGGAGAAAGCAATTAATGAAAATTGGTTCTATAGGATACATTATAAGCTTGAGCATGGTCGGATGGTGCTTCTACAGTGGCGTCGATTCCGCCTTATTATTAACTTTTATATTAATATTCATCGCCTCACATGCGGTAGGTCAAGGAGCCGTAATATGGGTTTTTATTTCGGAGATATTCCCAAATAAAGTTAGGGCATTCGGCCAATCATGGGGCACGGGCACACACTGGGTATTCGCGGCCTTGATAACACTGATCACCCCAATATTTTTAGATGCGGATAATGGTATTTTCAAAGATAACCCTTGGCCGATTTTCATATTCTTTGCCGGCATGATGATGCTACAACTACTTTTCGTACTGTTTATGATGCCCGAAACCAAAGGGGTATCTCTTGAAGAATTGAGCAAGAGCCTAAGTAAAAAATAG
- a CDS encoding 3-deoxy-D-manno-octulosonic-acid transferase: MYFIYNLIVKISWFILKIVAVFNSKIKLFVEGRKESFNIIEKKISKSEKTIWVHAASLGEFEQGLPIIEKLKEKYANCKIVVTFFSPSGYEVKKNTPIADAVCYLPIDTRRNAREFIQKINPKIAIFIKYEIWPNYLKVLADQNIPVLLVSAIFNKNQIYFKWYGSFMRNALKRFSHYFVQDSKSKSLLASIKIQNVSISGDTRLDRVSKILDQDNSLDFMETFKGNRLCFIAGSTWPEDEEILIDYINNTPKNLKYVLAPHTIKKDKILGLAGSLTKKTVLYSNRAERDLSDFDVIIIDHIGLLTKIYSYADIAYVGGGFATGLHNTLEPAVFGIPVVIGPNYKGFNEAEDLVAQKGILPIHDKWSFSELMKKLITNEDSRHRTGSINSIYISKNKGATDRITNYIETNFQYILGD, from the coding sequence GTGTATTTCATCTATAATTTGATTGTCAAGATTTCGTGGTTCATTCTAAAAATCGTGGCAGTGTTCAATTCAAAAATCAAATTGTTCGTAGAAGGAAGAAAAGAATCTTTCAACATCATAGAAAAGAAAATCAGTAAAAGTGAGAAAACAATTTGGGTGCATGCCGCTTCATTGGGCGAGTTCGAACAGGGCCTCCCGATTATTGAAAAACTAAAAGAAAAGTATGCGAATTGCAAAATCGTGGTTACCTTCTTTTCCCCATCAGGGTACGAGGTCAAAAAAAATACCCCCATCGCTGATGCCGTCTGCTACCTTCCTATTGATACTCGTAGAAATGCACGAGAATTTATACAAAAGATAAATCCGAAAATTGCAATCTTCATTAAATATGAAATATGGCCTAACTACCTTAAAGTCTTAGCCGACCAAAATATACCGGTGCTACTTGTATCTGCCATCTTTAATAAGAATCAAATCTATTTCAAATGGTACGGTTCATTTATGCGAAACGCATTAAAAAGGTTCTCACATTATTTTGTTCAAGATTCAAAATCGAAGTCATTGCTAGCGTCGATTAAAATTCAGAATGTTTCCATAAGTGGCGACACTCGATTAGACCGGGTATCAAAAATACTTGACCAAGACAACTCCTTAGATTTTATGGAAACCTTCAAAGGGAACAGGCTTTGTTTTATTGCTGGTAGCACTTGGCCCGAAGATGAAGAGATACTGATCGATTATATCAACAACACACCGAAGAACCTGAAATATGTATTGGCACCACACACTATCAAAAAAGATAAAATTCTAGGGTTGGCCGGGTCATTAACAAAAAAGACGGTTCTTTATTCAAATAGAGCGGAACGAGACCTTAGTGATTTTGATGTTATAATTATTGACCACATAGGCCTTTTGACCAAAATTTATAGTTACGCCGATATCGCTTACGTAGGTGGAGGCTTCGCAACAGGGTTGCACAATACACTCGAACCAGCCGTTTTCGGCATACCTGTAGTAATCGGGCCTAATTACAAAGGCTTTAACGAAGCAGAAGACCTCGTTGCCCAAAAAGGTATTTTACCTATACACGATAAGTGGTCTTTTAGCGAACTTATGAAGAAATTGATTACAAATGAAGATTCACGACATCGAACGGGAAGCATAAATTCAATCTATATATCGAAGAATAAAGGGGCAACCGATAGAATTACGAATTATATTGAAACTAACTTTCAATATATTTTAGGGGACTAG